From a region of the Rhipicephalus microplus isolate Deutch F79 chromosome X, USDA_Rmic, whole genome shotgun sequence genome:
- the LOC142776942 gene encoding uncharacterized protein LOC142776942 — protein MQWAADYNLLCDTARRNLGYVARAAQFLKQARCDTPCAAALDRVHRHPALVAELSKVLFVSETDAVVAVRQRFRSIEGMHKFMRLAGVVKEYVACKPRDDDHTQLDALDEHCWAHVRRYLQLDDVAWDCRSRTNAM, from the exons ATGCAGTGGGCAGCCGACTACAACCTTCTGTGCGACACGGCACGCCGGAACTTGGGCTATGTGGCACGAGCGGCTCAATTCCTGAAACAGGCACGGTGTGACAC GCCCTGCGCAGCCGCTTTGGATCGAGTGCACCGCCACCCAGCCCTGGTCGCCGAGCTCTCTAAGGTACTGTTCGTCTCCGAGACCGACGCTGTAGTCGCCGTACGACAGCGCTTCCGAAGCATCGAAGGCATGCACAAGTTCATGCGACTGGCCGGCGTTGTCAAGGAGTATGTCGCGTGTAAGCCGCGTGACGATGACCACACACAGCTGGATGCCCTCGACGAGCACTGCTGGGCTCACGTGAGACGCTACTTGCAGCTCGACGACGTAGCGTGGGACTGCCGGTCGAGGACGAATGCGATGTAG